CTAGCGATCGCGGGCGGCGCCGGAAAGGGCCACAAGCGGTCAAACCACCAGCGATCGCCCTGGTAGCCAAACTGAAGCAAATAAACCGCCGGAGGCGCGGCCAAAGACGACAGCAGCCGCTGGCTCAGGCGGTAGAGGGGCTGACGCTGGTAATCGGCCAGGTGGAGGGGCTGGCAGTAGCCGGTCGGGGCCGCGGGCGCGATCGCCTCGGCGTACAGCGGCCCCTTGGCCGTCTGGACAACGGGCAGCCAATACTGGCCTTCTCCTACCAAAAAGTCCCACTGCTGAACGCGCTGGCGCAGCAGTGGGACATCACGGCAAGTGGCGTAAATCGTTTTTTCGGGGAAGTGAAGCGTTTCTGGGAGATCGAGGGTCAGGGGGACCAGTAGCGTCTTCGGGGCGATCGCCTCCGGACTCAGCGCCGTGGCCGAAACCACGGTTACGCTGGCCTCTTGGCCGCCTGGGCCGTCCCCATCGAAGTTCGAGGAGGCGATCGCCTGCCGGAGGGCACGAATGGACTGGATGAGCGCCGGGGTAGCCTCTCGTGGCTCACCGGTCTCATCGACAGCCCCATCAACGGCGATCGCAACCCGCATATGCTCCGAAAATCACCTAGACGTCGCTGAAGGTCGGCACATTGGGCATCGCGCCTCGGGGGAAGCTCGGCAAATCGAGGCTGCCAGCCCGACGATTGCGCACCGCCAGGCGATAGCTCACGCTCTGCAGCTCCGCGTGGAGCTTCCGGTTTTCCTGCTGGATCGCCGCCACCTTCTCCTTGATCGGTGCCATGCGCTCCGCAAACTTCTGGCGGTACACCTTCGGCAGCTCCTGCACCACCTGCTCCAGCATCCGGGAGCGATCGGTCAGCTCCTGCACCGTTTGCCGCAGCTGATAGATCTCAGAGTCGCGGCTGGAAATCTGTTCTTGGTAGAAAGACACCTGCTGCTCGACGCCCTGCAGCTGCTCCCGCAGCGCCCGCATCTCAGCCTGGTGCTTTTCGGACACCTCCGGCGTCGGCATGAACCCGGTGTTGCCCTTCACCAAGCGAAACAGCTCCTGGGACAGCTGCTGCACGAGCTGGTCGCGCATTTGCAGTTCTTCCCGCAGGTTCACGACCTGAGATTGGAGATCCTGAAAACTTGAAAGGTCAGTTTGAGTCACGATTTCGCAGCTCCCGTAGTAAGGTTTTCTTCCCAACGGCGGGGAGATGAAGCGCGCCGAATGTCTCGCCATATTGCCGTTGCAGCTAATGTACCATCTGCAACCGCGATTGACACCTGATTGAGACCGACTTTTAGATCTCCCACCGCAAAGACCCGAGAATGAGACGTACGGCACATTTCATCCGTCACGATATTCTCCCCTTGCTTGGTCAAATTCAGGCTTTCCAG
This genomic stretch from Geitlerinema sp. PCC 7407 harbors:
- a CDS encoding Npun_F5560 family protein, which gives rise to MTQTDLSSFQDLQSQVVNLREELQMRDQLVQQLSQELFRLVKGNTGFMPTPEVSEKHQAEMRALREQLQGVEQQVSFYQEQISSRDSEIYQLRQTVQELTDRSRMLEQVVQELPKVYRQKFAERMAPIKEKVAAIQQENRKLHAELQSVSYRLAVRNRRAGSLDLPSFPRGAMPNVPTFSDV